The Fortiea contorta PCC 7126 genome has a segment encoding these proteins:
- a CDS encoding MFS transporter → MKAFDSFDARLRQNLLVLFTAGLLFWSSMASLLPTLPLYLEDEGASKQQIGIVMGGFAIGLLVFRPLLGRLADQSGRKILLLIGVIVAAIAPFGYLVFKSMSMLMAVRIFHGISIAAFTTGYSALVADLAPVAIRGEIISYMSLTAPIGLAIGPILGGYLQAGAGYPALFLVASELAFISFLGTLQVANPPIPAPLPTENSDRQFWRLLLSPRVRIPALVMLLVGLAVGTLHTYVALFIKSTQIDLNAGLFFTAAAIASFSIRIFAGRASDRLGRGLFITGSILAYTLSMLLLWQANSAIAFLIAACLEGCGGGTLISMITTMMADRSLPQERGRVFAICVAGFDLGIAIAAPLLGSIAEQVGYRHMFALCAGLTFLALLIFLTQSSKNLSLSVRFALGRCEDVYSLNKP, encoded by the coding sequence TTGAAAGCTTTTGATAGTTTCGACGCCCGTCTGCGGCAAAACCTGTTGGTTTTATTTACCGCAGGTTTATTATTCTGGTCTAGTATGGCTTCTTTGTTACCCACCTTACCACTTTATCTGGAGGATGAGGGTGCAAGTAAGCAACAAATTGGCATCGTTATGGGTGGTTTTGCGATCGGCTTGTTGGTATTTCGTCCGCTGTTGGGGAGGTTAGCGGATCAAAGTGGTCGGAAGATTTTGTTATTAATTGGTGTTATTGTGGCAGCGATCGCACCTTTTGGTTATTTGGTTTTTAAATCCATGTCGATGCTAATGGCTGTCCGCATTTTTCATGGTATCAGTATCGCTGCTTTCACCACTGGTTACAGCGCATTGGTAGCAGATTTAGCACCTGTCGCTATTCGGGGCGAAATTATTAGCTATATGAGTCTGACTGCTCCCATTGGTTTAGCGATTGGGCCGATTTTGGGAGGATATTTACAAGCGGGAGCGGGCTACCCAGCTTTGTTTTTGGTAGCATCTGAGTTAGCTTTTATCAGTTTCTTGGGCACTTTACAAGTTGCTAATCCTCCCATCCCCGCACCCTTACCCACAGAAAACAGCGATCGCCAGTTTTGGCGTCTTTTGCTGAGTCCACGGGTGAGAATTCCGGCGCTGGTGATGTTGTTGGTGGGTTTGGCTGTAGGGACTTTGCACACGTATGTGGCTTTATTTATCAAGTCAACACAGATAGATTTAAATGCTGGCTTGTTTTTCACGGCTGCAGCGATCGCTAGTTTTAGTATTAGAATATTTGCAGGTCGAGCCAGCGATCGCCTCGGTCGTGGTTTATTTATCACCGGCAGCATTCTCGCTTACACTTTGTCTATGCTCCTACTTTGGCAAGCCAACAGTGCGATCGCTTTTTTAATCGCTGCTTGTCTTGAGGGTTGCGGTGGTGGTACGCTAATTTCTATGATTACAACTATGATGGCAGACCGCTCCTTACCACAAGAAAGGGGACGTGTTTTTGCGATTTGTGTAGCCGGTTTTGATCTAGGAATTGCGATCGCCGCTCCCCTACTCGGTTCCATTGCCGAACAAGTGGGATATCGTCACATGTTTGCATTGTGTGCTGGCTTAACTTTTCTCGCCTTATTGATTTTCCTCACCCAGTCCAGCAAGAATTTATCTCTCTCTGTGCGTTTTGCTCTTGGTCGCTGTGAAGATGTTTACTCCCTGAATAAACCATAA
- the moaC gene encoding cyclic pyranopterin monophosphate synthase MoaC, protein MTQDIFSSNFPSTDLTHLDQQGQAQMVDVSDKIPTVRQAVAGAKVRMLPTTFAAIQAGNAPKGDVLGTARLAGIMAAKQTASLIPLCHPLPLHKVEVTLTPDPQLPGYQIQAIVKTKAETGVEMEALTAVSIAALTLYDMAKALEKSIQIVEIRLLNKTGGKSGEYFPPES, encoded by the coding sequence ATGACGCAAGACATTTTTTCATCAAATTTTCCCTCAACTGATTTAACTCATTTGGATCAGCAAGGACAGGCGCAGATGGTCGATGTGTCTGACAAAATCCCCACAGTTCGTCAAGCTGTGGCTGGCGCCAAAGTACGGATGTTACCGACAACTTTCGCGGCGATTCAAGCTGGGAATGCTCCCAAAGGGGATGTATTGGGGACTGCAAGGCTAGCGGGGATTATGGCTGCTAAACAAACAGCTAGTTTAATTCCCCTATGTCATCCTTTACCATTGCACAAAGTTGAGGTGACACTGACACCCGATCCTCAGCTTCCAGGTTATCAAATTCAGGCGATCGTCAAAACTAAAGCCGAAACAGGCGTAGAAATGGAAGCTTTAACTGCTGTTTCCATTGCAGCCTTAACGCTATACGATATGGCCAAAGCCTTAGAAAAGTCGATACAAATTGTGGAAATTCGGCTATTAAATAAAACTGGCGGAAAATCTGGTGAATATTTCCCGCCAGAATCATAA
- a CDS encoding DUF2795 domain-containing protein — MAKANPVEIQKHLKGVDYPADKQKLIEHARQHNADQDLLSILEQLPEDEEYNTPTDLNKAIGNIV, encoded by the coding sequence ATGGCTAAGGCGAATCCAGTGGAAATCCAAAAACACTTGAAAGGTGTTGATTATCCTGCAGACAAGCAAAAATTGATTGAACATGCTAGACAGCATAATGCTGATCAAGATTTGCTATCTATATTAGAGCAATTGCCAGAAGATGAAGAATATAACACACCTACCGACCTGAACAAAGCCATAGGCAATATTGTTTAG